One genomic region from Opisthocomus hoazin isolate bOpiHoa1 chromosome Z, bOpiHoa1.hap1, whole genome shotgun sequence encodes:
- the ZNF131 gene encoding zinc finger protein 131 isoform X2 — protein sequence MEAEETMECIQEFPEHYKVILDRLNEQREQDQFTDITLIVDGHHFKAHKAVLAACSQFFYKFFQDFTQEPLVEIEGVSNMAFRHLIEFTYTAKLMVQGEEEANDVWKAAEYLQMLEAIKALEIRNKENSSPLESNQAQGKNKPKKRKIAETSNVITETLPSAESEPVEIEVEIAEGTIEVEDDSIETLEEVASAEQSIKYIQTTGTSDESALALLADITSKYRQGERKCQIQEEGDSAADPSCKQEHMKTHSTESYKCDICNKRYLRESALKQHLTCYHLDEGGASKKQRPGKKIHVCQYCDKQFDHFGHFKEHLRKHTGEKPFECPNCHERFARNSTLKCHLTACQSGAGAKKGRKKLYECQVCNSVFNSWDQFKDHLVIHTGDKPNHCTLCDLWFMQGSELRRHLKEMHNISERMVTEEVLPVEAEPVTSMTIIEQVEQVHVLPVIQVQVDPAQVTVEQMHQDLIQDNQVKGTQLDELQEQVQISYLEVEHIQTEQGAEVHVEQLHVEHVNQIQMEEVQAELIDGTELEQVEYESVDQGEAEEKEPNQVDDADKEDHEQAEDLKTQQLVDMQNEKADD from the exons ATGGAAGCTGAAGAAACGATGGAATGTATCCAGGAGTTCCCTGAACACTATAAAGTTATTTTGGATAGACTGAATGAACAGCGTGAGCAGGACCAGTTTACAGATATCACTCTGATTGTCGATG GTCACCATTTCAAAGCTCATAAGGCTGTTCTTGCTGCCTGTAGCCAGTTCTTCTACAAATTCTTCCAAGATTTCACTCAGGAGCCCTTGGTGGAGATTGAAG GTGTAAGTAACATGGCGTTTCGTCACCTAATCGAGTTCACCTATACAGCAAAACTAATGGTCCAAGGTGAGGAGGAAGCAAATGACGTTTGGAAAGCAGCAGAGTATCTACAGATGTTAGAAGCAATCAAAGCCCTTGAAATCAG GAACAAAGAAAATTCATCACCCTTAGAATCAAATCAAGCACAaggtaaaaataaaccaaaaaagagGAAGATAGCCGAGACCTCTAATGTTATCACAGAAACACTGCCATCAGCAGAATCGGAGCCTGTTGAAATTGAGGTTGAGATTGCTGAAGGGACGATTGAAGTGGAAGATGACAGCATTGAAACACTTGAAGAAGTAGCTTCTGCAGAGCAATCCATAAAGTACATACAGACAACGGGTACATCAGATGAATCTGCTTTGGCTCTTTTGGCAGATATCACCAGCAAGTATCGTCAGGGAGAGAGAAAATGCCAGATCCAAGAAGAAGGTGATAGTGCAGCTGATCCCTCGTGCAAACAG gaacacatgaaaacacactCTACTGAGAGTTACAAGTGTGACATATGCAATAAAAGATACCTACGAGAGAGTGCTTTGAAACAGCACCTCACCTGTTACCACCTCGATGAAGGTGGTGCCAGCAAGAAGCAAAGACCTggcaaaaaaatacatgtatgccAGTACTGTGATAAGCAGTTTGACCACTTTGGACATTTTAAAGAGCATCTCCGGAAGCACACAG GTGAAAAACCATTTGAATGTCCAAACTGCCATGAACGTTTTGCTAGGAATAGCACGCTCAAATGTCACCTGACGGCCTGTCAGTCTGGCGCTGGAgctaaaaagggaagaaagaagctgTACGAATGTCAG GTTTGTAACAGCGTGTTCAACAGCTGGGATCAATTCAAAGATCACTTGGTAATACACACGGGTGACAAACCCAACCACTGTACCTTATGTGATTTGTGGTTCATGCAAGGCAGTGAGCTGAGAAGGCATCTCAAAGAAATGCACAACATTTCAGAACGAATGGTGACAGAAGAGGTTCTTCCAGTGGAAGCTGAACCGGTAACATCCATGACTATTATAGAACAAGTGGAGCAAGTCCATGTCCTACCAGTAATTCAAGTACAAGTGGATCCCGCACAGGTAACTGTGGAACAGATGCACCAGGATCTCATACAGGACAATCAAGTGAAGGGCACGCAGCTAGATGAACTGCAAGAACAGGTGCAAATTAGTTACTTGGAAGTTGAACACATTCAGACTGAACAAGGTGCTGAAGTTCATGTGGAGCAGTTACATGTCGAGCATGTAAATCAAATACAGATGGAAGAAGTACAGGCAGAACTTATAGATGGGACAGAACTCGAACAGGTAGAATATGAAAGTGTTGAtcaaggagaagcagaagaaaaggaaccTAATCAAGTAGATGATGCAGATAAGGAAGATCATGAACAAGCTGAAGACTTAAAAACTCAACAATTAGTGGACATGCAGAATGAAAAGGCGGATGACTAG
- the ZNF131 gene encoding zinc finger protein 131 isoform X1, with protein MEAEETMECIQEFPEHYKVILDRLNEQREQDQFTDITLIVDGHHFKAHKAVLAACSQFFYKFFQDFTQEPLVEIEGVSNMAFRHLIEFTYTAKLMVQGEEEANDVWKAAEYLQMLEAIKALEIRNKENSSPLESNQAQGKNKPKKRKIAETSNVITETLPSAESEPVEIEVEIAEGTIEVEDDSIETLEEVASAEQSIKYIQTTGTSDESALALLADITSKYRQGERKCQIQEEGDSAADPSCKQVEGIEIVELQLSHVNNLFHCEKCNRSFKLFYHFKEHMKTHSTESYKCDICNKRYLRESALKQHLTCYHLDEGGASKKQRPGKKIHVCQYCDKQFDHFGHFKEHLRKHTGEKPFECPNCHERFARNSTLKCHLTACQSGAGAKKGRKKLYECQVCNSVFNSWDQFKDHLVIHTGDKPNHCTLCDLWFMQGSELRRHLKEMHNISERMVTEEVLPVEAEPVTSMTIIEQVEQVHVLPVIQVQVDPAQVTVEQMHQDLIQDNQVKGTQLDELQEQVQISYLEVEHIQTEQGAEVHVEQLHVEHVNQIQMEEVQAELIDGTELEQVEYESVDQGEAEEKEPNQVDDADKEDHEQAEDLKTQQLVDMQNEKADD; from the exons ATGGAAGCTGAAGAAACGATGGAATGTATCCAGGAGTTCCCTGAACACTATAAAGTTATTTTGGATAGACTGAATGAACAGCGTGAGCAGGACCAGTTTACAGATATCACTCTGATTGTCGATG GTCACCATTTCAAAGCTCATAAGGCTGTTCTTGCTGCCTGTAGCCAGTTCTTCTACAAATTCTTCCAAGATTTCACTCAGGAGCCCTTGGTGGAGATTGAAG GTGTAAGTAACATGGCGTTTCGTCACCTAATCGAGTTCACCTATACAGCAAAACTAATGGTCCAAGGTGAGGAGGAAGCAAATGACGTTTGGAAAGCAGCAGAGTATCTACAGATGTTAGAAGCAATCAAAGCCCTTGAAATCAG GAACAAAGAAAATTCATCACCCTTAGAATCAAATCAAGCACAaggtaaaaataaaccaaaaaagagGAAGATAGCCGAGACCTCTAATGTTATCACAGAAACACTGCCATCAGCAGAATCGGAGCCTGTTGAAATTGAGGTTGAGATTGCTGAAGGGACGATTGAAGTGGAAGATGACAGCATTGAAACACTTGAAGAAGTAGCTTCTGCAGAGCAATCCATAAAGTACATACAGACAACGGGTACATCAGATGAATCTGCTTTGGCTCTTTTGGCAGATATCACCAGCAAGTATCGTCAGGGAGAGAGAAAATGCCAGATCCAAGAAGAAGGTGATAGTGCAGCTGATCCCTCGTGCAAACAGGTAGAAGGTATTGAAATTGTGGAACTTCAGCTGTCACACGTGAACAATTTATTCCACTGTGAGAAATGTAACCGATCCTTTAAATTGTTTTACCATTTTAaggaacacatgaaaacacactCTACTGAGAGTTACAAGTGTGACATATGCAATAAAAGATACCTACGAGAGAGTGCTTTGAAACAGCACCTCACCTGTTACCACCTCGATGAAGGTGGTGCCAGCAAGAAGCAAAGACCTggcaaaaaaatacatgtatgccAGTACTGTGATAAGCAGTTTGACCACTTTGGACATTTTAAAGAGCATCTCCGGAAGCACACAG GTGAAAAACCATTTGAATGTCCAAACTGCCATGAACGTTTTGCTAGGAATAGCACGCTCAAATGTCACCTGACGGCCTGTCAGTCTGGCGCTGGAgctaaaaagggaagaaagaagctgTACGAATGTCAG GTTTGTAACAGCGTGTTCAACAGCTGGGATCAATTCAAAGATCACTTGGTAATACACACGGGTGACAAACCCAACCACTGTACCTTATGTGATTTGTGGTTCATGCAAGGCAGTGAGCTGAGAAGGCATCTCAAAGAAATGCACAACATTTCAGAACGAATGGTGACAGAAGAGGTTCTTCCAGTGGAAGCTGAACCGGTAACATCCATGACTATTATAGAACAAGTGGAGCAAGTCCATGTCCTACCAGTAATTCAAGTACAAGTGGATCCCGCACAGGTAACTGTGGAACAGATGCACCAGGATCTCATACAGGACAATCAAGTGAAGGGCACGCAGCTAGATGAACTGCAAGAACAGGTGCAAATTAGTTACTTGGAAGTTGAACACATTCAGACTGAACAAGGTGCTGAAGTTCATGTGGAGCAGTTACATGTCGAGCATGTAAATCAAATACAGATGGAAGAAGTACAGGCAGAACTTATAGATGGGACAGAACTCGAACAGGTAGAATATGAAAGTGTTGAtcaaggagaagcagaagaaaaggaaccTAATCAAGTAGATGATGCAGATAAGGAAGATCATGAACAAGCTGAAGACTTAAAAACTCAACAATTAGTGGACATGCAGAATGAAAAGGCGGATGACTAG